One Oncorhynchus kisutch isolate 150728-3 linkage group LG30, Okis_V2, whole genome shotgun sequence genomic window, CTTGTGTGAAGCTGTGTTTCCCAAGAAACTGGTATTTGGGTACCTGGAAGTCCTCCAAACAGAATTCAATGAACAGCATGGAAGGAAAGTCCCCACAGTCTCCAGGCCATACTCTTTCATTGAGTTTGGTGAGACCTTTCTCTTTTCAATCATTAACATCCAATTCAAGACACCCTAGGCAAACATATATTTGAAGTAAGGGTGCATCATAGCTGATGTAAAAAAAGACAACTAGATAAGACTGGTAAAAGAAAATCCCAGTAGACGTCCACCATATTGCATTTCCCCATCCCTTGTTTTTCAATTCTCAGCGCATATGTAAGTAATGACGAGCGGACGCCACATTAGACTTGAGATGCACCCTAAACCAACACGTAGTGTGttatttgtgtatattccttcCTCAGACGTGTACATCCAGAAGACAAAGAAGAACTACATTGACAGCAGGGCACGGAGGAACCTGGGCAGCATCAACACAGAACTGCAGGACGTCCAGCGTATCATGGTGGCAAACATTGAAGAGGTCCTGCAACGAGGAGAGGCCTTATCTGGTAATCATCATACCTTGTATAATACATAGCCCTGGCATCAAACCCGCCATAGACATAAAATACACCTAATTCATTTAAAGGGATGGTTCAGTCCAAAATCTAAAGTattggtcaaaagtttggacacctactcattcaagggattttctttatttttttactatgttctacattgtagaatattaacCTATGAAATGACGCAtatacaacgtagaaaatagtaaaataaaggaaaactcttgaatgagtaggtgtccaaacttttgactgggatTGTAAGTTTGTCAGATGTTGTCGAGTCCATATTCAATGCTATCAGTTGTTGAACCACAATATCAATTAAGGTAAAACTGCAGGCCTCAATCCCAAATGAATGGGCAACATCTATTTCCATATTTTTAAGTGGTGCCTATCTTTCCCATTTAAGATTGAAGctttcatacagtgcattcagaaagtattcagaccccttccctttttccatattttgttaagttagaaccttattctaaaatggattaaatgaataaaaatcttaaatctacacacaataccccataatgacaaagcgaaaaacaggtttagaaataacttatttgcataagtattcagaccctttgctatgatacttgaaattgagctaaggtgcatcctgtttcaattactcatccttgagatttttctacaacttgggaggccacctgtggtaaattttaattgattagacatgatttagaaaggcacacctgtctctataaaaggtcctacagttgacagtacatcagagcaaaaaccaagctgtgAGGTCTGtgtcaggattgtgtcgaggcacagatctgggaagggtaccaaaaaatgtctacaacattgaaggtccccaagaacacagtggcctccaacattcttaaatggaagaagttcggaaccacGAAGACTTGCTAGAGcaggccacctggccaaactgagcaatcggggggagaagagcctttgTCAGGGAAGTGAtcaagaacacgatggtcactgacagagctccggagttcctctgtggagatgggagaaccttctagaaggacaaccatcactgcagaactccaccaatcatacctttatggtagagtggccagacggaagccactcttcagtaaaacgCACCTGAAAGCTTGCTTGGagttcaaacatctctggagagacctgaaaatagctgtgcagcaacactccccatccaacctgacagagcttgaggatctgcagagaagaatgggagaaactccccaaatacaggcataccaagcttgtagcgtgatacccaaaaagacttgaggctgtaatcgctgtcaaaggtttTTCAAcaaaagtacagagtaaagggtctgaatacttatctaaatatgATACTTAcatatgtataaaaaataaaaataaaaggcttaacctgtttttgctttgacaggggaattaaaaaaaaaatcaattttagaataaggcagtaacgtaacaatgtggaaaaagtcaaggggtccgaatacacTCTAATACAGCTATTATTGGTCACACTAGTCCTCAAATTTTTTATTGCTATTTTTCCCTCCAGCTCTCGACACCAAAGCCAGCGATCtgtccagcctttcaaagaagTACCGCAGCGACGCCAAGTACCTCAACACACGATCCATCTATGCCAAGATAGCAGCAGGGACAGTCTTCTTCATTACACTCATCGTCTATATGCGTTTCTGGTGGATCTGATTGGCATAAGGACTTAAGTTGGTGACAGTCTGAATTCCCATTTAAACTCGCTGGTACCTATTAATTATAGGATGCCATATTGGTGGTTTCTGTTAACAGCAAAGCTCAAGTTCCTACATCGATGCCTTAGGGAGAGACCTTGTAAGTAGTGGAAGGAACTGTGCCTTCTTCAGCTTTGTCATGTCTCGTACCTAGGGCACTGTTTGGTTAATCATGTCAAATGACCTGGATTTTAATTTGAAGCCTTTTCCAGAAATGAGAATTAGACCACAGAAATAAAGCAATTGTCCGAGGATGATGGTACTGGaccatctgacaaaaatatgGGGACAGATTGATGGAAAATGCTTTTATTTAAAGGTTAAAATCCAGGTGACATGATTAACCAAACACAGAATCCTTCAACACCTGTATAAAGATACTGCCCTGTGGTTGGTAATGTGAGCAAAGTAGAGCTTTCTTAATTCACAGTAGAGGTATAATCCCATTAGTTGGAATATAAAAGGGATTGAAAACTCAATAGTTTACATTATTCCGTTTTAATTAGTTTTTTACAATGTCACTGAAGGACAATTCTATCTATATGCAAATGGTCTTAAGTGTGAAACAACCCTTTACCATGGCAAAAAAAGTTGTATATTGTTTTCAAAGGTTACAACTGTAAAAAAAAAGGATTTGTTGATATGTATATTTATCTTAATGTTTATAAAAAGTTGAACACTACATGTTGCAATAACACTCCTTCCCTCAAAAAATTGTCCCATACACACTCagtcaaacacacatacaaatgcGCATACTTCTtatgcacacacatgcaagccTCTGCACATTCCTCTTGTCCTTCCCATGGGCGATGAATACTGTAGGTCTATACCACAAGATCAAAGTCATCCCTCTGGAAAACAAAGGGCACCAATGAGACAGTCAGAATCCCCATTTGTACAACAGGATTTACCATCAGACTAGACCATCTTATATCCAAACAAATATGCCTGGGACCTTTGAGCTATTCAAACAAACTGAACTTTGTCAGACTTATCTTAGACCGTGGTCTCTCACCTCATCATTGTAGGTCATGACGTGCTGTTTGATCTTTGAAGAGTCAACCCATGTTACAAAGTCTTCCATATTtctgatgaaataaaacatttaggaTTTTGGGGGGCTGACGATGTCAGAAAGGAAGAAAAGTACCAAAAGTAGTCAGACAAAACCCTACACTTACCTAGTGACAAGGAAAGCTGCATCTGTGACAATCTCTGGTCCCACACGCACATCTAAGGTACAGTCAAGGCCACAAAGCACTACATAGATAATCCAACACAGAATAACAATCTAATTCACATTTCAGTCTATGATCCCTACAAgagggttaaaaaaaaaacaccattGCCACATCATGCGCACAGGCGCTACATCACTAGTACTGTTACCATGTGAAGGATACGTCCCTGTTCGATGAAGGTGATGGCTGTCTTCAGGTTCTGAGCCATTCGTAAGCTTACCATTATGGTGGGTAGCCGCCTCCTGGAAatcagagagatggagatagtaCCGAATTGAGCCAGAGGTATTGCAAGCGATGGATAGAATGCAACATCTACTTTTACTCTTACTATTGTTATTGGGAGATGGAATGAGTTTGTTTATTCACCTGCAGAATGAAGAGGCAGTGACTTTCTCTGTAAGAGCCAGGTTCTGTTTGGTGGGGATCAGCCCAGTACCGTACCTTTAATAAAGAAGAGATGCAAAATGCTAGACACCATCATCACTCTAGTACGTGTGTTACACGTTACTTTTAGAGGACATACAGTTTCCTATGGGCGCAGGGGCCCGGGTTCGAATTCAGTTCCACTGATACTCACAGTTTCTCAAGTAGTTGACCTGTGCTGTGGGCTCTGAAGCCATCCTTCTCGTCCAGATCACGTATCTTCTGAGCAAGCTCTCTGATGTTACGGCTCAACTTATTGTACCTATGGATATAACGTTAGCACTGTGGCTAATCAAAACACACGGAGGCTGCTGAATAGGGACAGTGTTCTAGGGGGTTGTCAATGTGCTAAAAATGCCTCCACATAGAACAAATTTGAATACAATAGATGGAATAATATGGTTGGATGTTTGCCCATATCGAAGCCATCATAATTAAACTAGAATGCTTCCTGTAGGTAGGCCATTTTAGAATTTGGAATAGTCACCCTTATTATACTATATACCAAATTAACAATAACTTCCGCATCAAAACCTAAACTGATTAACTTAAAACACATTTGACATATAGCTGGAGACAAAAACAAGGCCATAAAACCGCATACTCACTTGGTGTAGTCTTCTCTCTTCTCGATGTGATACCTCCGCAATACTTTCACCTCGTGCAGGTTGTTGTCTACCTCCCAGTTGATAAAGTCAACCTTCTTCAAAAGCTTCTGCTCATGAAATTTCAATTTTCGAACCATTTTGCCGTAATAATTTTGTGACTAGAAAACTAACATGTAATTACCAAGATACATTTACTTCCACGCTTTCCGGACCAAGAGGAAGCGCATGTTTTTCTTCTTCGGCGACCTGGTGCTGATTCGCAAACAAAGAGAATCATACctccaaaaataaataaatcaattgtGTGATACCGCCATCTACTGAGCAGGAGTATGTACTTGTAACTGCACGTACATGTCGAACGTTCCCCATTTTCATTTGTGCctaaatttaaataaaataaaagttatCTGGCTAATTCAGCAGGCTTATGGTGTGAATGAAATAGGCTTGTTGAAGTGCTGTcttctttttattattacttaACATTAATAACGTGTTTGAGGTCCTttggtgtgcttatcaatgcacaCAGTACTCTTTTGCCCCACTCCTATCAATATAATAATTTTATGGAGTTAGCCTGCCCGGGAGCAGATTATTTCTGAAGGATTTTTTATcatagaaatgtacctggctaaaagTTGAGCCACTGTCTTGGTACCGGTTATCCCAagttgaactcagagttgaccaaagttacctcaCTAACTCCTCAAACCACATATGTAGTACAGGGCTCTGGGAATAGACTTCAAGACAATGTAATGTGAGAGACTCAACTACACTGCAGACCagaagaggctggtgggaggatctTTAGGAAGACGGGCGAATCGTAATGGCAGGAACGGaatacatggtttccatatgtttgatttgtttgttactgttccatttactccattccaatCTTTACAATCATCccttcctcctatagctcctcccacagtCTCCTctgctgcagacagacagttCATGTTATAGGGCCACTCCAGAGTGGCATACTATGAAGCAAGCTAGGTCTACTCAGTCTTTTATAAAGAtaaccagcttcagttagcttcacattccagatCAGGCTTCATCTGTACTATGACGGTGGATATTGCTTGTCCGCCTGCCactaactctagcaggcttgtaactgcaCGTGCATGTCGCACATGGCTTGTTGAACACCTAATACCCTGACTACACCGCCCGCGTTGCGAGCTTTTCAAAATAAATTTaggaatctatgttattcaattattgcacccacactgctcgtgcaTCTGCGTtgctatttctgacgcagatcgcgctgcaagtcctgcctctcccatctcctcattggtgtatagaagcaggtacccacgtgccatctcctcattggttatacccacgtgggtgattgaaatatGAACTTTGTTGCCggtcgtcgtggtaatactatgaaagtttagatgccaattaCCATATAAGTtaaaagatgaaaaagcctggaaggtgGAGAGATGaatagaaacgattcggttgaccgttttattaattgtcggagtagaggaccttgtgcatttcaggtaaaataacaactcaatgtttatatcccaggacaaatcaACTAGCAACAGTAAGCAAgataaataggacaaattagcatGCATGtacaagctagttagctaaattgccataaatgtttaatgcttttcgacctgtccctaaTTGAATATAATtgtttcagagtttgttttgatattttaacctgcgtgtcgtgatcgcgtttggtgtggggggacaaaatacatttatgcacgatggcgcacgagcATTGCCAGTTTGGGTTCAGTGTAAgtggactgtgcctttaaacagcttggaaatggCTTTAGAagaaatgtcatggctttagaagcttctgataggctaattgacataatttgagtcaattggaggtgtacctgtggatggatttcaaggcctaccttcacgttcatctgtacaaacaacagtacgcaagtataaacaccatgggaccacgcagccgtcataccgctcgggAAGGAGACgcatgaacgtactttggtgcgaacagtgcaaatcaatcccagaacaacagcaaaggaccttgcgaagatgctggaggaaatgggtacaaagtatctatatccacggtaAAACGACTCCtacatcaacataacctgaaaggccgctcagcaaggaagaagccactgctccacaaccgccattaaaaagccagacaacggtttgcaactgtacatggggactaAGAtcatgctttttggagaaatgtcctctggtctgatgaaacaaaaatagaactgtttggccataatgaccattgttttattttgaggaaaaagggggaggcttgcaagccgaagaacaccatcccaaccgtgaagcacgggggtggcagcatcatgttgtgggtgtgcattgctgcaggagggactggtgcacttcacaaaatagatgtcataatgagacaggaaaattatgtggatatattgaagcaacatctcaagacatcagtcaggaagttaaagcttggtcgcaaatgggtcttccaaatagacattgaccccaagcatacttccaatgttgtgacaaaatggcttaaggacaaccaagtcaaggttttggagtggtcatcacatagacctgacttcaatcctatagaagatttctgggcagaactgaaaaagcttgtgtgagcaaggagacctataaacctgactcagttacatcagctctgtcaggaggaatggaccaaaattcacccaacttattgtgggaagcttgtggaaggctacccaaaaaacgtttgacccaggttaaacaatttaaaggcaatgctactaaatgctaattgagtgtatgtaaacttctgacccactgggaatgtgatgaaagaaataaaagctgaaataaatcattctctactattattctgacatttcatattcttaaaataaaatggtgatcctaactgacctaagacagggaatttttactaggattaaatgtcaggaattgtgaaaaactgagtttaaatgtatttggctaaggtgtatgtaaacttccgacttcgactgtacatatcagaagcttctaaagacattacataattttcttgaattttccaagctgtttaaaaggccacagtcaacttagtgcatgtaaacttctgtcccacttgaattgtgatacGGTATATTATAAGTGAaagaatctgtctgtaaacaattgttggaaaaattacttgtgtaatgcacaaagtagatgtcctaaccgacctgccaaaactatagtttgttaacaagaaatttgtggagttgttgaaaaatgagttttaatgactccaacataagtgtatgtaaactttctaTGACATaccgtagactgaccaggtgaatccaggtgaaagcaatgatcccttattgttgtcacctgttaaatacatttcaatcagtgtagataaaggggaggagactgtttaaagaaggatttttaaaccttgagacaattgagacaaggattgtgtatgtgccattcagagggtgaatgggcaagacaaaatattgtaGTACCTTTGAAAAGGGTATGTTAGGAGGTGCCAGGTGCTCCGGTTtggttgtgtcaagaactgctacACTACAACAAGTTTTTCATGCTCTACAGTTTCCTATGTgcatcaagaatagtccaccacccaaaggacacccagccaagTTGACACAACTGTATGAAGCATTGAAGgaaacattggccagcatccctgtggaacgctttcgacaccttgtagagtccaagccccaatgaattgaggctgttctgagagcaaaagggggtgcaactcaatattaggaaggtgttcctaacgttttgtacactcagtgtatgtcacaTTGCAAACGGTCTCCCCCTACATATTGCTGTTTAGGATTTTGATTGACAGGAGGATGAAGGAGTGCTTATATCTGTTCAGCTTACACTGAGGGACCATGTTGCGTCTGCCTGAAGGGAAAAGCTGAAACTCTGGGTGGAGTACATGGGAGAGCTCTGATATTATTTTCTTAGCCTGTCTCCGATTGTTTGATCAAAGACAGTCTGCAGTGACTGGTGCTACCTCACACCTATCACCTTCATGGCTGTCTGGACCAGGCCATTGATTTGTGATTTTAAGGTAACTGACAAGAACAGGAGCATGACCTTCTGTTTGACTCCAAAAGTCCTGAACCTATGTCGAAAATAACAGCGTTGATGGACCCTAGAGCATTTGTAAGACTGGACCTGAGTAATGTCCACATTATAGACCACCACAGGTGAGTGGTCACCAACAGATATGGGGTCAAAAACCGTTTCCTCAGTTTGTTTGACCACTGCACAAACCTCTGTATCTCTGACATACACACAGTAGTGTCAGTGTCTATACATTAGACCAAGAATGGAAGTATCATCAGAAAACTGGACAATATAGTTGTCAGGGTGTCTACTTGTACATTAATTTGTATACAGTGTGAATAGGATGGGTGAACTCTCAGCCTTGCGGGGCACCTTAATGACCTTGGGGCTCAGACAGGGTCCTGTTGTTCAGAAATGAGTGATACCACCTGATGGTGTAGGGTTTGACTGACATCTGTCTGAGCTTACTGAGGAGGATGTGTGGCTGCAAGATCTTAATTGCTGAACTAAAATACACAAATAGCAGTCGAGCATAGGCCTTGAGGTTCTCCAGATGTTGCATGACGAAATGCACTACACTGAGGATTGCTTCATCAGTGCCACGTTTTGCATTTGGACGCAAACTGATACGGGTCCAACAGTGTGTTTAGTCTGACTGAAGCTTGCTCACCATGATCTTTTCAAGACACTTCATTACAATAGAGGTCAGAGCAACAGGTCTACGGTCTTCTTTCGGAGATCAAAGGCTTTTTTGGGGGAAATCAAAGGCTTTTGGGGAAGATGGGTGATGATTGGGAATGTACAGACCTCTGAAAGACAGGGACCCAGGCTAGTGTAAGTTCCTCAGCATAAAGCAGAGATGCAATCGGGTCCTGTTGCCAGTTTGCCTAAAGACTCTTGTGGCCTCTTTACGGTTAAATTCTAACTTAGGGTCACAGCCATCCATAACAATGGTGTTGAGCATGTAAACACACTTGGCAGAGAAGTAAATATCAGTCAAACGTTATGTAGAAGTCATTAAGTTAACTTGCCATTGTCTTTTCATCTGTTGTGTACAGTAGTTTTCTGGTGGGAGTCATATTTGTGATGGCTTTTATTGTTGACCTTTGTCCTTGAATACTCTTATTCTAAGCTGGGTTGCTGGCCCCACAAGAGTAATTATACTGAGCAAAACACAATTTTATTGTCATCATCTGATTATAGTCAAATAAATGCCATGAGTTATAATAATTGTTAACACTTCCTTTTAAGCAGTCCTTATTACAGTGCAATTACatgtgtaattacactgtaacaaGTATTGTAGTTGACTGTAACGACTCATAGTTACAATGTAATAACATGTACCTGGAGGTAGTTGCAGTCTGTAATTACAGAAGTGTAACAACTAATGCTTGCTATCATGCTTGTTACAAATGGGCAGGTTCCCACTAAATTCACCAACTTATTGCTTGGCTGattctcagctgcatcctgtgaCAAAGGTTGGGATCCATTGTGGATGCGCTGGGTGTCTGAGAGATTATAGCCTATGCTTAACCATGAATATGCACTGTTCAAAATATACAGTATCTCCAGTCAACGTTGTTGCTAGCACTTTCCCCCAAAATATAGCATACCATCTAGATTAATTTGGTCGAGTTTATGAAAACAGATTTTAATACGAGAGTCACCCCAGATGAGGATTAAGATACTATCGAGCACATGTTATATCTGTATAAATACAATGTAGTTACTAGGTGTTACACAGGATTGAGCTAtttcaaaagtattcagacccccttgatTTTCCccacattttcttacattacagccttactctaaaattgattaaataaaaacacgtcttatcaatctacacacatataccccataatgacaaagtgaaaacagattataagaaatgtttgaaaatgtattacaaataaaataaaataaaataccttacacaagtattcagacactttgctacgagactcgaaattgagctcaggtgcatcctgtttccattgatcatccttgagctgtttctacaactaaattggagtccacctgtagtaaattcaattgattggacatgatttggaaaggcagccATCAGTCTATATAAGgctccacagttgacagtgcatgtcagagcaaaaaccaagccatgaggtcaaaggaatctgcgaatgtctgcagcattgaaggtccccgagaACACAGGGGCCTacattatttttaaatgtaaaaccaccaagactcttcctaatgCTGGctgtccggccaaactgaacaattggtggagaagggacttggtcagggaggtgaccaaaaacctgtTGATCACTCTGAAAAAAGCTCctgagttcatctgtggagataggagaaccttccagaaggacaaccatttttgcagcactccaccaatcatgcttttatggtagagtgaccagaggctaaaggactctcagaccatgagaaaaagatcctctggtctgatgaaatcaagtttgaactgatgaaaccaagattgagtcaagtctggaggaaacctggcaccatccccaccaccataGATGTTTACAACTgacccaagatagaccacaccTTGATGTTTCCAATGGGACACTTGTGAGTCGAGttggcagaacaagcaaggaggtgggcagagccaagcatgagCTAGCAAGATCCTTCTGTAATTTCTGTAATTACAGACTGCAACTACTACCAGGTACATGTTATTACATTGTAACTATGAGTCATTAGTTAACTACAATACTTGTTAGTTTAATTACACATgtaattacacagtaataattcACCCTTTAAAGGAAGTCTTACCTAATAATCAAACATAGATTTATTGGTAAATGAAAAACCCGGTAGGCTGTTTGCTGCCCAATTATACAAGAGTAATTATAATAACCCTTATTCACAAAACACAACAGATGACAGCCGAAGAGACATCATAATGAGTTATAGGCCTAATAATTAAGACTTATTGGTAATAAATGAAAAACTGATAGATTAATAACTAACGTCAACATTCCTTTTAGTTTAAGTGAGGTGTTTGTTATGTGTTTTGTTAACATTCAAATGGAACAGTATGATTGTCTATCAAGAATAGTGCCTTTTTTTTAGCTCTCCCAGTCTTGTTTCACACGGTCGGGAACTGAACAATAAAAACGTGTAATTAAAACCATCTAACCAATTACATAGCACAGGTGTAACGCCTGTCGCTGTTGATCCCCCCCACTTTCAGACACTCCATGTAATTGCGGTCAGCCAGCTGGTCAAACAGATGACTGAAATGAACGAGTCACTCCGAAAAACGAATCATGACTCTTGAGTCAGTAAAAAGAGTCGTTCAAAAAAGAACGAGTCACTCGCGAACAGCACATCACTAGCATAACCGTGCGCGCGCTGAAATCTACGTTCACCATATGACTTTTAACGTTGCCCAACAACGGGCGAAATGGCGCGAAAAGGGTGTGTCCCCTGCTAGAGTTAGCCGCAGGCGGACAAGCATTATTCACCATCGTAGAACGGATGAAGCCTGACCTGGAATGTAACGCTAACTGAAGCCGGCTAGCTTCATAAAAGCCTGAGTACATCTAGCTCGTTtcgcagtatatatatatttttttaaggatAAAGTATTTTCAACCGACTTTACGCTTCCCCTGAAAAACGGATGAGGGAACTCCGCTCAgacacagagtttctaaacctcGGTTAGGGAAAAGTAAACTGAAACATGTTGATGGTTTGTGGAGGAAGGTTTCAGCCAGATGTACAAAGAGAAGTACTGAGAAAGAAACCCCACATTCCTGGAATGAACGTATTGACATCAGCATCTCTGCCATCTAGACTATTTATTTCTGCCAGAAGTCTGTTAGACCAGTCGGAAGAGTgggacagtgtgagagagagagagttatttgAATAAATTGTCGTCATCATAAGTATTTCCCCCTGCTCACCTCTCCTACTACAGGTATGTTGCGACTCTATTCAAGTGTTTACTGTCATTCTAAACACGTGTATATGTCAAGATTCGCACGCCAGCAAGAAGCCTACTGTTATATCTGCAACATGAgtacggttacatgcacacagtAACACGATTATTGTGGTTAGTCAGATTAATATCATAGTTGGTTTGaaacgtttacatgctttgcaagaaggaCGATTTCCATAATAaccctgtttacatggacacatctaaaatcaggctacctgatgggactTAAAAGGGGAATAGAAACAGGTATGGGTAGCGCCATTTTGAATTGCCATAATAAAGACTGATGTCAATGCATCAATTGGTAGGAGTGAGCAAATTGTGAGTTTTGGCATGGAGAATGAAACTGAATGCCGCCAACGGGAGGTGCCTCGCCTTTACTCAtagactgtaaaaaaaaatatgtatgaaGTCACCCAATTGTTTCCTATTGGGATACTCAGTGGCCCATTTGAAGATCAGGAAGTGTCATTTTAGCATGTCACCATCTTGTTATATGGAGGAGTTTTTGGAATCATCACATGCGCAGTTCTAGTTATAGGAAGTTATGGTGCAGGCCAGCTCAGTGCTCCCCCTCTCATTGAGTATCTCAAGTAGGCCGACTgaggtactgcaggctgccattagcaactaaaTGATTCTTTTAACTTTTTAactttgttttatttaacctttgtttaacttggcaagtcagttaagaaca contains:
- the imp3 gene encoding U3 small nucleolar ribonucleoprotein IMP3, whose amino-acid sequence is MVRKLKFHEQKLLKKVDFINWEVDNNLHEVKVLRRYHIEKREDYTKYNKLSRNIRELAQKIRDLDEKDGFRAHSTGQLLEKLYGTGLIPTKQNLALTEKVTASSFCRRRLPTIMVSLRMAQNLKTAITFIEQGHVRVGPEIVTDAAFLVTRNMEDFVTWVDSSKIKQHVMTYNDERDDFDLVV
- the LOC109874653 gene encoding vesicle-trafficking protein SEC22b-B-like, whose product is MILLTMIARVADGLPLAASMQEDEQSGRDLQHYQSQAKQLCRKLNAQSPNRCTLEAGVMSFHYVIEHGVCYLALCEAVFPKKLVFGYLEVLQTEFNEQHGRKVPTVSRPYSFIEFDVYIQKTKKNYIDSRARRNLGSINTELQDVQRIMVANIEEVLQRGEALSALDTKASDLSSLSKKYRSDAKYLNTRSIYAKIAAGTVFFITLIVYMRFWWI